TCTGGCCCTTTTCCATCCTCTccataattaaattgttaacaGCATGCTTCATGGGGTCGATGACACCATTGATAGGAGTAAGAAAAGTTTTGACCCAACAATTAGTCCCACATAAATGGATGGTGGGGTCAGTAATTCCAGTTCTTGTACTTCTAATTATCCTTATACTCTATCTTAACCTATaacaattttctttccatatcgacaatttttttattaattattttacaattttctctctctctctcatattTTTGGAGGTATCCAATTGAATTTCTtagaacacaaagaacaaaaaaggaaaaaagaaattgaatcccctaataaaatcataaaaactaTATCCTATCCAAGAAGGGGGGGCATACTTGTAATTGAAGGGAAGTATTCCCTAGATTCTGTCTCGCAGaagatatgatgatgatgatgtggaACCTGAAACATTCCAGAAAGAGGCAAATGGCCAAAAATGAGGGAAGGGGGgaatggtggtggtggtggtggtgatggtggGGGACTGTTCGGGTTAAAAAGCTGTGGTCTTTGGCGGTGATCTTCCCTTACCAATAATCCCCAATCCCCAATCCAAAACTTGAGCCTTTTGCCTCTTTCAATACCTTTGTCGGTACGCTCACACTGTGTAAGCTCCTCGATGCCCACGCTTCCCCTAAGCAaccccctcctcctcctcctccccttCTGCTCCAAATCACAGCCCTACACGTACCCTTTACCTCCCTAGATCCATCCCCCATTAACTTGCCGCCCAAGAACTGAACCACAAACCCAAAAGCAAATGAAACAGAGTGCCCCTTAGTTTCATTCAACCAACTTGAGTGTAAGGAGAGCAGAGCAGTGCAGCAGCAAGTGGGAGACAGGAAAAAACCATCTCTGCTAAACCGCTTTCACAGGCACTGATTCAACAGTGACTTCTGTCAAAAATCTTATCGTACAAGTTAAAAGCTTCAATAAACCCACCCGGCCCCCCCTCCCCCTCCCCCTCCCCCTCCTTCTCACGCCATCGCTcgtcttcctcctcttcttcttcggcCGCAGCACTGAGAGAGCAGAAGTGGAACCTCCTGGGATCTTTGTACTATTTTTTTCTGACCCTTTTGAGTACATTAAAGATAGGTACAATTTCTGGGCCACCCCTCTTTTGTATTTATACCCTCATTCCAGACCCACCCCCCcgctttctttccttttgtctGCACCCCCTCATTTGAATCCTGAAAATGatgccttttcttcttcttcttcttcttcttcttaaaacAAACATGCCTTTTCCAACACCCCTtcaatttctccattttctgCTCTGATTTCCCCCCCTCACCGATTTGGGcttctctctgtttttatgttttttgtcTCTTTACTTTTTGCGACTGTTGGATCTGATTAGGGTTTCTTCGAGTAAAGTGGTTGTGATTCTAGGTCATTTTATTGCAGTTACCGATCTGGGTTTTGTTCTGTTCAagttggaaagaagaaagaagctgAGGCAGCGTTGAGGGGTTACCTAGTTTTTTCTCTTGTCGTTATtcatttagagagagagagtgtgtGTATGTGGGGGAAGGGGGaataaaggggaaaaaaagatagaaactTCTTTTGCCACCATTGGATTCCCTCGGTGTATAAATTTGTATTGGGTTTTCTTTTAGAGTGTTTAATAATCTTGAAGAGGAGGAAAtatagaagaagaaatggcTAATCGATGGTGGGCTGAAAACATACCCACCACCACGGACAGCAGCACCAGCAACCCTTATTCGACTCCATTAAAGCAAAGCATAGAAGCTGTCGATGAAGAGAATAACTCCGGCAGCCATGAGAGAGCCGAACCAGGCACCAGCTCCAGCACGCGCCGTCCACGTGGTCGGCCACCGGGATCCAAAAACAAGCCGAAGCCGCCAGTGGTGGTCACGAAAGAGAGCCCCGATGCTCTCCGGAGCCACGTTTTAGAAATCGGCAGCGGCAGCGATATCGTCGAAAGCATCTCAAACTTCGCCCAACGCCGGCAGCGAGGAGTTTCGGTTCTCAGTGGAAATGGGGTCGTCGCCAATGTCACTCTCCGGCATCCGGCAGCCCCTAGCGGTGTTATTACGCTACAGGGACGATTCGACATACTGTCGCTCTCTGGTGCATTTTTGCCTGCCCCAGCTCCACCGGGAGCTACTGGGTTAACTGTCTACTTGGCTGGCGGGCAGGGGCAAGTTGTTGGTGGCATTGTTGTCGGTGCCCTCGTTGCAACAGGTCCAGTCATCGTTATCGCTGCCACTTTCACCAACGCTACATTCGAACGGCTACCACTCGAGGAGGAGGAGGCAGCTGCTGGAGACAAGTCTGGAACAAGCCAGAACAATTCAACTTCTCAGAGCATGGGGGATCAACAGCAGCCTTCAATGGGCGTTTACAATATGGCTTCAAATTTGGTGCCAAATGGTCAGGTTTCTTCACATGATGTGTTTTGGAGTCCTCCTAGAGCCCCACCACCATTTTAAGAGAGATATAATAGAGTGAGAGAGACAAGTAGGTGCTAGTTTTGTTTGAACTTTGAGAACTTGATCAAGTTGAGCCGGTaggattttgtttgtttatattttgcttttcccttcttttcttgttGAAACTCATTTCTCTTTTGTAATGTTGTGTTATGTGGTGGAATTAAGTATTATCATATGAGGATTCTTCTTTCTAATTCTCATCTTTGTCAGAATGAGTGAATCTATAGCGTTGTAGGTGAACAAGTGGAAGTATGAGTTCGGAGCCCCAATATCCATCGATCAGGTACATGCTTGTCTCCCTTTCACAACTATTTCTATGATCATTCCTTTTCCAATATGCATATTATGACAGTTTTGAGCAACATTTATCAAAATCCCTTAAGGGGCGTTTGTCTTGCTAGTTTGAACACTATAGTTGATGAGTATATGTTTTTATGCCATTGAAATATGCTGCATTGTTAGGCTATCTCCATCGACATAGACACATTGTTTATACACATCTAACCATTAAGAACTTGTGAAACAAATGCCCCCTATAGACAAAGGAAGCCTCGCCAAGCTTTGGGTTATCGTTCGGTTTTAATGGTAAAGTTGATAAGAGTTTTAGGTAAAACATGTCTGGAAAGTGACCAAATTGAttggtttgatttggttatcTATGATGGGTTATCCAGATGagtgttgaattttttttgttcaaccaCTCTCACCCACTTGCTTAAACATAATTCTTTGTGCTGATCTCTTTAAATCGCTGTTTAACTCATTAGTTAGTCACTCCTACTGTTTAATCACTGTTGATAATCCTATGCCTTTCTACCCTTTTGTTTGCTTAAAGTATCTCTCCCTTGTTGATGAACACTTCCTATGGTTGATTTGGTGTCTGATTGAATGCTTTGTCAACGTTAATAAGAAGAATCTTTAGCGTCGTATAAAACGATTAAAACGGTATGTGTATACTCTAGCTATGACACAATAGTTTATGTACaaaaatagatatatttcAAGCAGACTTAGTCTAACATGGAATCTT
This genomic window from Cucurbita pepo subsp. pepo cultivar mu-cu-16 chromosome LG01, ASM280686v2, whole genome shotgun sequence contains:
- the LOC111798270 gene encoding AT-hook motif nuclear-localized protein 15-like, whose amino-acid sequence is MANRWWAENIPTTTDSSTSNPYSTPLKQSIEAVDEENNSGSHERAEPGTSSSTRRPRGRPPGSKNKPKPPVVVTKESPDALRSHVLEIGSGSDIVESISNFAQRRQRGVSVLSGNGVVANVTLRHPAAPSGVITLQGRFDILSLSGAFLPAPAPPGATGLTVYLAGGQGQVVGGIVVGALVATGPVIVIAATFTNATFERLPLEEEEAAAGDKSGTSQNNSTSQSMGDQQQPSMGVYNMASNLVPNGQVSSHDVFWSPPRAPPPF